A part of Uloborus diversus isolate 005 chromosome 6, Udiv.v.3.1, whole genome shotgun sequence genomic DNA contains:
- the LOC129224077 gene encoding receptor expression-enhancing protein 5-like yields MSATYASFMEKLDKILHQKSIITPYLEKAEQLTGVKRVHLALGFGVIWALYMILGKGAELICNAIGFGYPAYASMIALESDTKIDDTKWLTYWVTFAAFSLLEFFSEIILDFVPFYWLMKCIFLIWCFAPISNNGSQFLYHRVIRPVFLKNRKSIDDVLNKATTSAAGLAKDAAGKLISGKSE; encoded by the exons atgtctgcgACATACGCTAGTTTCATGGAAAAGCTTGAcaaaattttacatcaaaaatcAATTATTACTCCATATCTCGAAAAAGCGGAGCAACTCACCGGAGTTAAACGAGTCCATTTAGCGCTAg GATTCGGAGTAATATGGGCGCTGTATATGATCCTGGGTAAAGGTGCCGAACTCATCTGCAATGCCATTGGATTTGGATACCCTGCATACGCCTC GATGATAGCTCTGGAGTCAGACACTAAGATTGATGACACAAAATGGCTGACATACTGGGTGACCTTTGCTGCCTTTAGTCTTTTGGAATTTTTCTCAGAAATTATTTTGGATTTTGTTCCATTCTATTGGCTGATGAAG TGTATTTTTCTGATATGGTGCTTTGCTCCCATCTCCAACAATGGTTCTCAGTTCTTGTACCACAGGGTGATCAGGCCGGTCTTCCTCAAGAACAGGAAGTCTATTGATGATGTCCTCAACAAGGCCACCACCAGTGCTGCGGGACTTGCCAAAGACG CTGCCGGCAAGCTCATATCGGGGAAGTCCGAGTGA